A genomic region of Methanothermobacter sp. CaT2 contains the following coding sequences:
- a CDS encoding tRNA(His) guanylyltransferase Thg1 family protein: MREHEVYSKLRAPPSSRMILRLDGRGFHRLTESLDFDRPYDEAFRDLMIRTCLDLMEEFSPSLIYTFSDEINVLLDSVPFAGRVEKLDSVFSGFASSSFTRGALEAGFSPVKPVSFDCRVIPISSDIVPEYFRSRQDESWRNCLNSYAYWTLRREVGARRAAERLRGLKSDSLHDLLFERGVNISRVPVWQRRGVGVYRVPHRVRGYNPLRDEEVSAVRMRVKVDLELPLFTDEFFEGLMR, from the coding sequence ATGCGTGAACACGAGGTCTACTCAAAGCTCAGGGCACCACCATCATCCAGGATGATACTGAGACTTGATGGCAGGGGATTCCACAGGCTCACAGAGTCCCTTGACTTTGATAGGCCCTACGATGAGGCCTTCAGGGACCTCATGATCAGGACATGCCTGGACCTCATGGAGGAATTCAGCCCCTCCCTCATATACACATTCTCTGATGAGATAAACGTGCTACTTGACTCTGTACCATTTGCCGGGAGGGTTGAGAAGCTTGACTCTGTATTCTCCGGGTTCGCATCATCCTCCTTCACCAGGGGTGCACTGGAGGCAGGTTTTTCACCGGTTAAGCCGGTTTCATTTGACTGCCGGGTGATACCCATCTCCTCAGACATTGTCCCTGAGTACTTTAGGTCAAGGCAGGATGAGTCCTGGAGGAACTGCCTCAACAGCTACGCCTACTGGACCCTCCGGCGGGAGGTTGGGGCCAGAAGGGCCGCTGAGAGGCTCAGGGGATTAAAGTCGGATTCCCTCCACGACCTTCTCTTTGAGAGGGGTGTGAACATATCACGGGTCCCTGTCTGGCAGAGGAGGGGCGTGGGGGTCTACCGCGTACCCCACAGGGTGAGGGGATACAACCCCCTCAGGGATGAGGAGGTATCTGCTGTGAGGATGAGGGTGAAGGTTGACCTTGAACTCCCCCTCTTCACAGATGAATTCTTTGAGGGCCTCATGAGATAG